Proteins encoded together in one Mycolicibacter minnesotensis window:
- a CDS encoding RNA-binding domain-containing protein, whose translation MDIQSVLDAGETLTTEFKSAINDRDLVRAVACLANGDGGLLLIGVEDDGTVVGAAPRHGTHTDPARLAALIQATTEPALAVDVTVALVNSREIIRIDVPRADPGPIGTKDGVFTRRIINTTGKPACVPMTAHEIVSMGMVMRGQDFAAAVARGAAPDDLDPHEFNRFRNLCRAAGDDLGVLSDGDILRALGLVPLSDPLSLGAILLFGTEEAVRRWVPNAEFLFHDLRPGKMSANTPIVAPLLRAAKTLHDLIDQRNSVIELMAGIHRIEISLIPSVTRREAVANALVHRDYAALGPTAVQITASEFIVSNPGGFPPGVTTANILDQSRPRSPILAAAFKRAGLVERKGKGVNDMFEQQLRAGRDVPDYSRSSAESVVVTVPLGNADLDLVRFLLTWENQQQQPLSLNELRLVHEVKSAGSATSLEVAEALNLIPASARSLLGRLVEAGILEARGVGRSRKFHLTARFYDLAQDRNAYVRVKGADPLQQERMILDYVSAYGSITRSQAAQLCQTTPAQARATLKRLVDDGRLTLQGARRGAHYVVTDSRSR comes from the coding sequence ATGGACATCCAATCCGTCCTCGACGCCGGTGAGACTCTGACGACGGAGTTCAAGTCCGCGATCAACGACAGAGACCTGGTCCGCGCTGTCGCCTGCCTCGCAAACGGTGACGGCGGCCTACTCCTCATCGGCGTCGAGGACGACGGGACCGTTGTTGGCGCCGCGCCGCGCCATGGCACGCACACCGACCCCGCCCGCCTTGCCGCATTGATTCAGGCCACCACCGAGCCCGCCCTTGCCGTTGATGTCACCGTGGCGCTCGTCAACAGCCGGGAGATCATTCGCATCGACGTCCCCCGGGCGGACCCTGGCCCCATCGGTACCAAGGATGGTGTTTTCACCAGGCGCATCATAAATACGACCGGCAAGCCCGCCTGCGTTCCGATGACAGCACACGAGATCGTCAGCATGGGCATGGTCATGCGCGGGCAGGACTTCGCCGCAGCAGTTGCCCGCGGCGCGGCACCTGACGACTTGGACCCGCATGAATTCAACCGCTTCCGCAACCTATGTCGCGCCGCCGGCGACGACTTGGGGGTACTTTCCGACGGCGACATACTCCGGGCACTCGGCCTCGTTCCCCTCAGCGATCCGCTGAGCCTCGGCGCCATCCTGTTGTTCGGAACCGAAGAGGCCGTTCGCCGGTGGGTTCCCAACGCAGAGTTCCTGTTTCACGATCTTCGACCCGGCAAGATGTCTGCCAACACGCCCATCGTTGCCCCACTGCTACGCGCCGCCAAGACCTTGCATGACCTCATCGACCAGCGCAACAGCGTCATCGAACTCATGGCGGGAATTCATCGGATAGAAATCTCCCTCATCCCGTCCGTAACCCGCCGGGAAGCGGTCGCAAATGCATTGGTACACCGCGACTACGCGGCGCTCGGACCCACAGCTGTGCAAATCACCGCCAGCGAATTCATCGTGTCGAACCCGGGCGGCTTTCCCCCCGGCGTCACAACCGCGAACATCCTCGACCAATCCCGCCCCCGAAGTCCGATACTCGCCGCCGCATTCAAACGTGCCGGCCTCGTCGAACGAAAAGGCAAAGGCGTCAACGATATGTTCGAGCAACAACTCCGCGCCGGCCGCGACGTTCCCGACTATTCCCGAAGCAGTGCAGAGTCAGTCGTGGTCACAGTTCCTCTGGGAAACGCGGACCTCGACCTGGTGAGATTCCTCTTGACTTGGGAAAACCAGCAACAACAGCCGCTTAGCCTGAACGAGCTGCGCCTTGTCCACGAAGTCAAGTCAGCAGGGTCCGCCACGAGTCTAGAGGTCGCCGAGGCCCTCAATCTGATACCTGCGTCCGCGAGGAGCCTACTTGGCCGGCTCGTGGAAGCAGGCATACTGGAAGCCCGTGGGGTTGGCCGAAGCCGCAAGTTTCATCTGACTGCGCGCTTCTATGACCTGGCGCAGGACCGCAACGCCTACGTTCGCGTCAAGGGAGCTGACCCCCTCCAACAAGAGCGAATGATCCTCGATTACGTGAGCGCCTACGGATCGATCACTCGAAGTCAAGCAGCCCAGCTCTGCCAGACAACCCCCGCACAAGCGCGCGCAACGTTGAAACGTCTCGTCGATGACGGTCGCCTGACGCTTCAAGGAGCACGTCGCGGGGCCCACTACGTAGTGACCGATTCACGGAGCCGCTGA
- a CDS encoding TIGR03086 family metal-binding protein: protein MTTPTSSPAAPVTDPRPLLERAVATGGAVIAGIRSEQHTDLTPCPAMDVRAMVIHLISVLDRIAALGNGGDPFAVAEPQIADGRWADAWQESAGKAAQAWSDDALLAQPMALPWIQGSGADVLASYLSEVSVHTWDLAVATGQQPDWDDAVIAAALQSAHRILPPKNRRALYAEISAAMGLDEVAMPFAEAVALEDDAPAIDRLIAWNGRDPLW from the coding sequence ATGACTACACCGACGAGTTCTCCCGCAGCCCCTGTGACCGACCCCCGGCCCCTTCTCGAGCGCGCCGTTGCCACCGGCGGCGCCGTGATCGCCGGCATTCGCTCCGAACAGCACACCGACCTCACGCCGTGCCCCGCGATGGACGTGCGGGCCATGGTGATTCACCTGATCAGCGTGCTGGACCGTATTGCCGCACTGGGCAACGGCGGCGACCCCTTCGCCGTCGCCGAACCGCAGATCGCGGACGGCCGCTGGGCCGATGCCTGGCAGGAGTCCGCCGGCAAAGCTGCCCAGGCCTGGAGTGACGACGCCCTACTTGCCCAGCCGATGGCGCTGCCGTGGATTCAGGGCAGCGGTGCCGACGTACTGGCCTCCTACCTCTCCGAGGTCAGCGTGCACACCTGGGACCTGGCGGTGGCGACCGGTCAGCAGCCCGACTGGGACGACGCGGTGATCGCCGCGGCGCTGCAGTCGGCGCACCGGATCCTGCCGCCGAAGAACCGCCGCGCGCTGTATGCCGAGATCTCGGCCGCGATGGGCCTGGACGAGGTGGCCATGCCGTTCGCCGAGGCTGTCGCGCTCGAAGACGATGCCCCAGCGATCGACCGGCTGATCGCGTGGAACGGGCGCGACCCGCTCTGGTGA
- a CDS encoding helix-turn-helix transcriptional regulator — translation MRADRLVATLLLLQQRKQVTAAEVARELEVSERTARRDLEALSVAGIPVYSTQGRGGGWRLVGGARTDLTGLTASEARALFLVAGPASTATPDVKAALRKLVRALPEPFRAQAEAAATSVVVDPRLWGASQAAPPPPRFLDALQEAVISGVQVWLGYVDSKGAVTERTVHPLGIVAKGPTWYLVAETEVGRRTFRIDRVSSLALTEEPVRRPQGFDLAQSWREIADEVDRKRTPLEAQALCAPDGIGLLRAMLGGRLEVGGATPDGRIEVVIRAHNEYAVAGQLAGLIEWVEVTGPPGVRDHLAAIGTALVARYR, via the coding sequence GTGCGAGCTGACCGGCTGGTGGCCACCCTTCTGCTGCTGCAGCAGCGCAAGCAGGTGACCGCCGCCGAGGTAGCCCGCGAGCTCGAGGTATCCGAGCGCACCGCCCGCCGCGACCTCGAAGCGCTCAGTGTCGCCGGGATTCCGGTGTACTCGACGCAGGGCCGCGGGGGCGGGTGGCGCTTGGTGGGCGGCGCGCGCACCGACCTGACGGGGCTGACCGCAAGCGAGGCTCGCGCCCTGTTTCTCGTGGCCGGGCCGGCGTCCACGGCCACGCCGGACGTCAAGGCCGCCCTGCGCAAGCTCGTACGCGCGTTGCCCGAGCCCTTCCGGGCACAGGCCGAGGCCGCCGCGACCTCAGTGGTCGTAGATCCGCGACTCTGGGGTGCCAGTCAGGCCGCGCCGCCTCCACCACGTTTCCTCGACGCGCTGCAGGAGGCGGTGATCAGCGGGGTGCAGGTCTGGCTCGGCTACGTCGACAGCAAAGGCGCCGTGACCGAGCGGACCGTCCACCCGCTGGGCATCGTCGCCAAGGGTCCGACCTGGTACCTGGTGGCGGAAACGGAGGTGGGCCGGCGGACCTTCCGGATCGATCGGGTGTCGTCTCTCGCGTTGACCGAGGAGCCTGTACGCCGGCCCCAGGGTTTCGATCTTGCGCAGAGTTGGCGGGAGATCGCCGACGAGGTCGACCGCAAGCGCACCCCGCTGGAGGCCCAGGCGCTGTGCGCCCCCGACGGGATCGGTCTGCTGCGGGCCATGCTCGGGGGCCGCTTGGAGGTGGGCGGTGCCACGCCCGACGGCCGGATCGAGGTGGTGATCCGGGCCCACAATGAGTACGCCGTGGCCGGCCAACTCGCCGGGCTCATCGAATGGGTCGAGGTGACGGGTCCCCCGGGCGTGCGTGATCACCTGGCCGCCATCGGTACCGCGCTGGTGGCGCGGTACCGATGA
- a CDS encoding tautomerase family protein yields MPLWTIHHTPGIFSTQDKRALAARITDHYEKAGLPRFYVVTLFHETPPEDFYVGGEPTEVGVRVVIDHIARHAADSQNRRRITEWINQILSPTLDQHPGLHWEFHVDETSEELWVINGLVPPPGGSDAEKRWAQENVATAY; encoded by the coding sequence ATGCCACTGTGGACCATTCATCACACCCCCGGGATCTTCAGCACGCAAGACAAGCGCGCGCTGGCGGCCCGCATCACCGACCACTATGAGAAGGCCGGGCTACCCCGCTTCTATGTGGTCACCCTGTTCCACGAGACCCCACCGGAGGACTTCTACGTCGGTGGCGAGCCGACCGAGGTCGGGGTGCGCGTGGTGATCGATCACATCGCCCGGCATGCCGCCGACAGCCAGAACCGCCGACGGATCACCGAATGGATCAACCAGATCCTTTCTCCGACGCTGGATCAGCACCCCGGCCTGCACTGGGAGTTCCACGTCGACGAGACCAGCGAGGAACTGTGGGTGATCAACGGCCTGGTGCCGCCCCCGGGAGGATCGGACGCCGAGAAGCGGTGGGCCCAGGAGAACGTGGCGACGGCCTACTGA
- a CDS encoding SDR family oxidoreductase, giving the protein MVAVQGKVAVVTGGRRGLGAALVDELLARGASKVYSTARTTFTDERPQVVPVALEVGSPESVTALAEAAGDAELVFNNAGVLLPDALLTGSFDRITETFDVNVFGPLRLARAFAPILAANGGGALVNMHSVLSWMAGSGAYGASKAAAWSVTNSLRAELAAQHTQVVGVHAGFIDTDMVADMSGPKVTPAAVAQSILDGVESGAAEVLADDISVSVKAALSGPVENLHFALSH; this is encoded by the coding sequence ATGGTTGCAGTACAGGGAAAGGTCGCGGTGGTCACCGGCGGACGGCGCGGACTGGGCGCGGCCCTGGTCGACGAACTCTTGGCGCGCGGAGCCAGCAAGGTCTACTCGACCGCACGCACCACCTTTACCGACGAGCGCCCGCAGGTGGTGCCCGTGGCGCTGGAGGTCGGGTCGCCCGAGTCGGTGACGGCCCTGGCCGAGGCGGCCGGCGACGCCGAGCTGGTGTTCAACAACGCGGGCGTGCTGCTGCCGGATGCCCTGCTGACCGGCTCCTTCGACCGGATCACCGAAACCTTCGACGTCAACGTCTTCGGGCCGCTGCGCCTGGCTCGGGCGTTCGCGCCGATCCTGGCGGCCAACGGGGGAGGGGCGCTGGTCAACATGCACTCGGTGCTGTCCTGGATGGCCGGCTCCGGCGCTTACGGTGCATCCAAGGCCGCCGCCTGGTCGGTGACCAACTCGCTGCGCGCCGAGCTGGCGGCGCAGCACACGCAGGTGGTCGGCGTGCACGCCGGATTCATCGACACCGACATGGTCGCCGACATGTCCGGCCCCAAGGTGACACCGGCTGCGGTAGCCCAGAGCATCCTGGACGGCGTGGAGTCCGGCGCCGCCGAGGTGCTGGCCGACGACATCAGCGTGAGCGTCAAAGCCGCGCTGTCCGGCCCGGTCGAGAACCTGCACTTCGCCCTGTCGCACTGA
- a CDS encoding winged helix-turn-helix transcriptional regulator, translating to MEFEPRLRDRTRWSTGDACSVARLLDVLSTKTAFLVVRECFYGTSRFEDFMARIGASAPAVSRALKQLEAAGIVTRVPYQEAGQRARDEYRLTPAGEDLLPVLLALTQWGDKYLQDGKPPLSFVDAATQRRLGVRVTDELDAPEPDPDNIEIHWNAPRRSG from the coding sequence ATGGAGTTCGAACCCCGGTTGCGCGACAGAACGCGCTGGTCCACCGGCGATGCGTGTTCGGTGGCCCGGCTGCTCGATGTCTTGAGCACCAAGACGGCCTTTCTCGTTGTGCGCGAATGCTTTTACGGAACCAGCCGCTTCGAGGACTTCATGGCGCGCATCGGGGCCTCGGCGCCCGCGGTGTCGCGGGCGCTCAAGCAGCTTGAGGCCGCCGGAATCGTCACGCGGGTCCCCTACCAGGAGGCCGGACAGCGGGCTCGAGACGAATATCGATTGACGCCCGCCGGCGAGGACTTGTTACCCGTGCTGCTGGCTTTGACCCAGTGGGGCGACAAGTACCTGCAGGACGGAAAGCCGCCGCTGAGCTTCGTCGACGCGGCCACCCAGCGCCGGCTCGGGGTCCGGGTCACCGACGAGCTGGACGCCCCAGAGCCCGACCCCGACAACATCGAGATCCACTGGAACGCGCCGCGCCGCTCGGGCTGA
- a CDS encoding TetR/AcrR family transcriptional regulator, producing the protein MNVASTSPASASTTDRLLDATEKLLADKGIRATTMIDVAQAAGVSRAWLYRNFPDKPTLVGAALMRLIETSWAQAGAELATLTGFEEQLVAGVQIGRRAYDDPGTLLMRLRLAEPEEFTACAGAGVRGLVPDLAAFWHPFVAAAAEAGDIHPDTDLPEASEWIARVMISLGSVPGNHMDPDDPAAVRTHLRRYVLPGLRQAP; encoded by the coding sequence ATGAACGTCGCGTCAACGTCGCCCGCGTCCGCATCGACCACCGACCGGCTCCTCGATGCCACCGAGAAACTCTTGGCCGACAAGGGGATTCGGGCCACAACAATGATCGACGTCGCCCAGGCTGCGGGGGTGTCGCGGGCGTGGCTGTACCGAAACTTCCCCGACAAGCCGACGCTGGTGGGCGCCGCGCTGATGCGGCTCATCGAGACCAGCTGGGCTCAGGCGGGCGCCGAGCTGGCCACGCTCACCGGCTTCGAGGAGCAGCTGGTGGCCGGGGTGCAGATAGGCCGCCGCGCCTATGACGATCCCGGCACCCTATTGATGCGGCTGCGCCTTGCCGAACCCGAGGAGTTCACCGCCTGCGCCGGGGCCGGGGTCCGCGGCCTGGTACCCGACCTCGCGGCCTTCTGGCATCCGTTCGTCGCTGCCGCCGCGGAGGCCGGCGACATCCACCCCGACACCGACCTGCCCGAGGCCAGCGAGTGGATCGCACGGGTGATGATCAGCCTGGGCAGCGTCCCGGGCAATCACATGGACCCCGATGATCCGGCGGCCGTGCGGACGCATCTGCGCCGCTACGTGCTGCCCGGATTGCGGCAGGCGCCCTGA
- the fadD1 gene encoding fatty-acid--CoA ligase FadD1, producing the protein MQQLLAERADHPGLAVLYNHPDGHQIRWTWRQYLDRASRHGAALIARADSGRPLHVGALLGNTPAMLTAIAAAGLGGYVLCGVNDTRRGSALAGDLRTADVQILLVDAAHRALLQGLELPEITVIDVDDPSWAAECADAGELQPHRRVAPLDPFMLIFTSGTSGDPKAVLVSHFMVLVAGMNLTERFGLGADDVVYLSMPLFHSNAIAAGFGPAVAAGAAMAPAKFSASGFLADIRAYGGTYMNYVGKPFAYLLAHPEQPDDADNSLRVAFGNEASERDIGEFARRFGVHVVDAFGSTENAVTITRDEGTPPGSVGRGFPGVAIYNSDTKTPCPPAAFDEHGLLINADEAIGELVNTAGSGFFSGYYNNAHATAERMRDGMYWSGDLAYADADGWIYLAGRTADWMRVDGENLAAAPVERILMRHPDINQAAVYAVPDAGRVGDQVMAALVLRDDAQLTEAHFAEFLAAQEDLSPKAWPRYVRLTAQLPATATNKVLKRVLAAHGTDVGADALWVRPDRERSYRTTTTTGV; encoded by the coding sequence ATGCAGCAGCTGCTCGCCGAACGCGCCGACCATCCGGGCCTGGCCGTGCTCTACAACCACCCCGACGGTCACCAGATCCGCTGGACCTGGCGGCAGTACCTCGATCGCGCCTCCCGACACGGTGCGGCACTGATCGCCCGCGCCGATTCCGGCCGGCCGCTGCACGTCGGCGCGCTGCTGGGCAACACCCCCGCGATGCTCACCGCGATCGCCGCCGCCGGTCTGGGCGGCTACGTCCTGTGCGGGGTCAACGACACTCGGCGCGGCTCCGCGCTCGCCGGTGACCTGCGCACCGCAGACGTGCAGATCCTGCTCGTGGATGCCGCACACCGGGCCCTGCTGCAGGGCCTCGAACTTCCCGAAATCACCGTCATCGACGTCGATGACCCGTCCTGGGCGGCGGAGTGCGCCGACGCCGGGGAACTCCAGCCGCACCGCCGCGTCGCGCCGCTGGACCCGTTCATGCTGATCTTCACCTCCGGTACCAGTGGCGACCCGAAAGCGGTTCTGGTCAGCCACTTCATGGTGTTGGTGGCGGGCATGAATCTCACCGAGCGATTCGGCCTGGGCGCTGACGACGTCGTCTATCTGTCCATGCCGCTGTTTCACTCCAACGCGATCGCCGCCGGATTCGGCCCCGCGGTGGCCGCCGGCGCGGCCATGGCCCCGGCGAAGTTCTCGGCTTCGGGGTTCCTGGCCGACATCCGCGCCTACGGTGGCACCTATATGAACTACGTCGGTAAGCCGTTCGCCTACCTGCTCGCCCATCCCGAGCAGCCCGATGACGCCGACAATTCCCTGCGGGTGGCCTTCGGCAACGAGGCCTCCGAGCGCGACATCGGTGAGTTCGCCCGCCGGTTCGGTGTGCACGTGGTGGATGCTTTCGGCTCCACCGAGAACGCCGTGACCATCACCCGTGATGAAGGCACCCCGCCCGGGTCGGTGGGCCGTGGCTTCCCCGGCGTCGCCATCTACAACAGCGACACGAAAACCCCCTGCCCGCCCGCGGCTTTCGACGAACATGGGCTGCTGATCAACGCCGACGAGGCTATCGGCGAGTTGGTCAACACCGCCGGATCCGGCTTCTTCTCGGGCTACTACAACAACGCCCACGCCACCGCCGAGCGCATGCGTGACGGCATGTACTGGTCGGGCGACTTGGCCTACGCCGACGCCGACGGCTGGATCTACCTGGCCGGGCGTACCGCCGACTGGATGCGGGTGGACGGAGAGAACCTGGCGGCTGCGCCGGTTGAGCGGATCCTGATGCGCCATCCCGATATCAACCAGGCTGCGGTGTATGCGGTGCCCGACGCGGGCCGCGTCGGTGATCAGGTGATGGCCGCGCTGGTGCTGCGTGACGACGCCCAACTGACCGAAGCCCACTTCGCCGAATTCCTTGCCGCCCAAGAAGACCTCTCCCCCAAGGCCTGGCCCCGCTATGTCCGGCTGACCGCTCAACTGCCCGCGACCGCCACCAACAAGGTGCTCAAGCGGGTGCTGGCGGCCCACGGCACCGACGTCGGAGCAGACGCCCTGTGGGTGCGTCCCGACCGGGAGCGCAGCTACCGAACCACCACCACAACGGGAGTGTGA
- a CDS encoding SDR family NAD(P)-dependent oxidoreductase — MPAPKPVSLIVGGASGIGLATAQALVARGDHVVIADVNEEAARARAAEIGDAASAVAADVTDEASVAAAFAAARERGPVRTAVSCAGLSIIGPIADIELSGWQTTLDVCLTGTMLVIKHAARTLEDGGSVVAISSLNGRQPGTTMAAYCSAKAGVLMLVQVAALELGPRGIRVNAVSPGLVDTPLVAGLAMVPGLTDEYLENTPLGRSGVPDDIAATVEFLTSERASWITGAAFDVNGGAHLKRYPDVLGKVQALAEGSGG; from the coding sequence ATGCCAGCCCCCAAGCCCGTGTCCTTGATCGTCGGCGGTGCGTCCGGGATCGGCTTGGCCACCGCGCAGGCCCTGGTCGCGCGGGGGGATCACGTGGTGATCGCCGACGTCAACGAAGAGGCCGCACGGGCGCGGGCTGCAGAGATCGGTGACGCGGCCAGCGCCGTGGCCGCAGACGTGACCGACGAGGCCAGCGTCGCAGCGGCTTTCGCGGCCGCCCGCGAACGTGGGCCGGTACGGACCGCGGTCAGCTGCGCCGGCCTGTCGATCATCGGCCCCATTGCCGACATCGAACTGTCCGGCTGGCAGACCACCCTCGACGTCTGCCTCACCGGCACCATGCTGGTGATCAAACATGCGGCCCGCACCCTCGAAGACGGCGGCAGCGTGGTGGCGATCTCCTCCCTCAACGGGCGCCAGCCCGGCACCACGATGGCCGCATACTGCAGCGCCAAAGCCGGGGTGCTGATGCTGGTCCAGGTGGCCGCCCTGGAACTGGGGCCCCGCGGCATCCGGGTCAACGCCGTCTCCCCCGGCCTGGTGGACACTCCCCTGGTCGCGGGCCTGGCCATGGTGCCGGGCCTCACCGACGAGTACCTCGAAAACACCCCACTGGGACGCTCGGGGGTCCCCGACGACATCGCCGCGACGGTGGAGTTTCTGACCTCCGAACGCGCCAGCTGGATCACGGGAGCGGCATTCGACGTCAACGGCGGCGCGCACCTGAAGAGGTACCCCGACGTGCTCGGCAAAGTACAGGCGCTCGCTGAGGGATCTGGAGGATAG
- a CDS encoding alcohol dehydrogenase catalytic domain-containing protein: MRSVVIDGPGSVRVDTRPDPQLPGADGAVVEVTASAICGSDLHFYEGEYPIFDPVALGHEAIGTVVEVGSEVRSVRVGDRVMVSSVAGCGHCAGCGTLDPIRCHSGPQIFGSGLLGGAQSELLAVPGADFQLARIPEGILDAEALLLTDNLATGWAAALRADIPVGGTVAVIGLGAVGLCAARSALFLGAATVLGIDPVRQRRDRAALMGVTPATPPTTAAAMELSDGVGVDAVIDAVGSDTTMSDALTAVRAGGTVSVVGVHDLQPFPFPALPALLRSVTLRMTTAPVQQTWPTLVPLLQSGRLSVDGIFTTEMALDDAPAAYRAVAARSGDVVKVLLTP, from the coding sequence ATGCGCAGTGTGGTGATCGATGGACCCGGCTCGGTCCGGGTCGACACCCGCCCCGACCCGCAGCTGCCCGGTGCCGACGGCGCCGTCGTGGAGGTGACCGCGTCCGCGATCTGCGGCTCCGACCTGCACTTCTATGAAGGCGAATACCCGATCTTCGACCCGGTGGCGCTGGGTCATGAAGCGATCGGCACCGTCGTCGAGGTCGGCTCCGAGGTCCGTTCGGTGCGCGTCGGCGACCGAGTCATGGTGTCCTCGGTCGCGGGTTGCGGGCACTGCGCAGGGTGCGGCACCCTCGACCCCATCCGGTGCCATTCCGGCCCACAGATCTTCGGATCGGGCCTGCTGGGTGGTGCGCAATCAGAGCTGCTCGCCGTGCCGGGCGCCGACTTCCAGCTGGCGCGTATCCCCGAGGGCATCCTGGACGCCGAAGCCCTGCTGCTCACCGACAATCTCGCCACCGGCTGGGCGGCGGCGCTGCGTGCCGATATCCCCGTCGGCGGCACGGTAGCGGTGATCGGGTTGGGCGCGGTGGGACTATGCGCGGCGCGCAGCGCCCTATTCCTGGGTGCCGCAACCGTTCTGGGTATCGATCCGGTACGCCAGCGCCGGGACCGGGCCGCCCTGATGGGCGTGACTCCGGCCACGCCGCCCACCACCGCGGCGGCCATGGAACTGAGCGACGGGGTGGGCGTGGACGCGGTGATCGACGCCGTGGGCTCCGACACCACGATGTCTGACGCGCTGACCGCGGTGCGCGCCGGTGGCACGGTGTCGGTGGTGGGCGTCCATGACCTCCAGCCCTTCCCGTTTCCGGCACTGCCGGCCCTGCTGCGCAGCGTCACCCTGCGGATGACCACCGCACCGGTGCAGCAGACCTGGCCGACGCTGGTTCCGCTGTTGCAGTCCGGGCGACTGTCGGTGGACGGGATCTTCACCACCGAGATGGCGCTGGACGACGCGCCCGCGGCCTACCGTGCGGTGGCCGCGCGCTCCGGTGACGTGGTGAAGGTCTTGCTCACCCCCTGA